In Apilactobacillus bombintestini, one genomic interval encodes:
- a CDS encoding bis(5'-nucleosyl)-tetraphosphatase: MATEIDGGALVYKVENHKPVYLLEKSATSDFWGFPKGHVEGDESLEQTAIREIKEETNIDAKIDTNYSVDAEYDMKNGNHKVVTFYTSKVDDPAVTLQKEEISDYVWQPYEQARKTITYDNLRNVLDQINDYVEKKLG; this comes from the coding sequence ATGGCAACAGAAATCGACGGCGGAGCCTTGGTTTACAAAGTAGAAAACCACAAGCCCGTATATCTTTTAGAAAAAAGCGCTACTAGTGATTTTTGGGGATTTCCTAAGGGTCATGTAGAAGGCGATGAATCTTTAGAACAAACTGCTATTCGTGAAATTAAAGAAGAAACTAACATCGATGCTAAAATTGATACTAATTACAGTGTGGATGCAGAATATGATATGAAAAATGGTAATCATAAAGTAGTTACTTTTTACACTTCTAAAGTAGATGACCCTGCAGTTACTTTACAAAAAGAAGAAATTAGTGATTATGTATGGCAACCATATGAACAAGCTCGTAAAACCATTACCTATGACAACTTAAGAAATGTTTTAGATCAAATTAATGATTACGTGGAAAAAAAGCTGGGATAG
- a CDS encoding guanylate kinase translates to MADKKLIVITGATGSGKTSIRDYLVEKYHAGKIITHTTRKPRGKEQNNVDYYFETDESFAKLHLLEHVKYVTAQYGSSMEGINKAFENHDVAVIVLDTKGAITYARKLKDQAEIWFIKVDDPDTLRQRMQKRGDESQRIEKRLASDEFMRDMHLPDELKNVATVIDNNDWQVAQKQVDNLMTK, encoded by the coding sequence ATGGCAGATAAAAAATTAATTGTAATTACTGGTGCCACAGGTAGTGGCAAAACTTCGATACGAGATTACTTAGTAGAAAAATATCACGCAGGAAAAATCATTACACATACCACTAGAAAACCTCGTGGTAAGGAACAAAATAATGTGGATTATTATTTTGAAACGGATGAATCCTTTGCTAAATTGCATTTATTAGAACATGTTAAATACGTAACTGCACAATATGGTTCCTCTATGGAAGGTATTAATAAAGCTTTTGAAAATCATGATGTGGCAGTAATTGTTTTGGATACTAAAGGTGCTATTACTTATGCACGAAAATTAAAAGACCAAGCTGAGATTTGGTTTATTAAAGTAGATGATCCCGATACATTGCGTCAAAGAATGCAAAAGCGCGGGGATGAAAGTCAACGCATTGAAAAGCGTTTAGCTAGTGATGAATTTATGCGCGATATGCATTTACCTGATGAATTAAAGAACGTAGCTACTGTAATTGATAATAACGATTGGCAAGTAGCCCAAAAACAAGTAGATAACTTAATGACTAAATAA
- a CDS encoding AzlD domain-containing protein: MSSFSFTLITIIGCALVTWLSRVLPFILLKKFKLSKPVEEYLSFVPIVIMATLWFSELFTQHLGHLPSVNWDNLLASIPSVLAAIISRSLLVVVIVGIISLAIVRLI; this comes from the coding sequence ATGTCTTCTTTTAGTTTTACACTAATAACTATCATTGGTTGTGCATTAGTAACCTGGCTTTCTCGTGTGCTTCCTTTTATTTTATTAAAAAAGTTTAAATTATCTAAGCCAGTGGAAGAATATCTAAGCTTTGTTCCGATTGTCATTATGGCAACATTATGGTTCAGTGAATTATTTACACAACATTTAGGTCACCTTCCATCTGTAAACTGGGATAATTTATTAGCTTCCATTCCATCCGTTTTGGCAGCTATTATTTCAAGAAGTTTATTAGTAGTTGTTATTGTGGGAATAATATCTCTAGCAATTGTAAGATTAATATAA
- a CDS encoding AzlC family ABC transporter permease has translation MNSELTRKNAFEESIPTMFGYIGIGLAFGIIGKSLGFSVLWITIISLFVYAGSAQFILISMIAIHSPILSIILTIFLVNSRMILMSITTAPYFKEESVLKNILIGSFLTDESFALGMNKLNYTDHKLSFAWFDTANIVSYLTWSVASCIGAIAGGLIHNPYSIGLDFAIIAMFIGLLYLQYISDKSMPQLLKLVMILVTLVLVYVGLIFIPSSLLILVVTLLGCTLGVFFKHVFF, from the coding sequence ATTAACAGCGAACTTACTAGAAAAAATGCTTTCGAAGAAAGTATCCCTACTATGTTCGGATACATTGGTATTGGGCTTGCTTTTGGAATCATCGGGAAATCACTTGGATTTAGTGTTTTGTGGATTACCATCATTTCACTATTTGTATATGCTGGTTCAGCACAATTCATTTTAATTTCCATGATTGCTATTCATAGTCCCATTCTTTCCATCATATTAACTATCTTCTTAGTTAATTCTAGAATGATACTTATGAGCATAACCACTGCGCCATATTTTAAAGAAGAGTCTGTTTTAAAAAATATACTCATTGGTTCTTTTTTAACCGATGAAAGTTTTGCATTAGGAATGAATAAATTAAATTATACTGATCACAAATTATCATTTGCCTGGTTTGATACTGCTAACATAGTGTCATATTTAACGTGGTCCGTTGCATCCTGTATCGGTGCCATTGCGGGTGGATTGATTCATAATCCATATTCTATAGGATTAGATTTTGCGATTATAGCAATGTTTATTGGATTATTATATCTACAATATATATCTGATAAAAGTATGCCTCAGTTGTTAAAGTTAGTAATGATTTTGGTTACTTTAGTTTTGGTATATGTTGGATTAATTTTTATTCCTAGTAGCTTACTAATTCTAGTTGTAACCTTATTGGGTTGTACGTTAGGAGTGTTTTTTAAACATGTCTTCTTTTAG
- the hflX gene encoding GTPase HflX — protein MEIEKQTAIIIGLNLDNEQFEYSMSELAALAAANNLEVVDRLVQKLDHPDKATYFGKGKVEELATTALDHDVDMIIVNDELSPSQIRNLEKKTNTKIIDRTGLILEIFANRARTHEAKLQVQLAKLQYQLPRLHTSASQRLDQQTGSGGGSFTNRGSGESQLELNRRVIEKDISHIKRELKDIQKSDLTQRKQRDAKNIPTVALVGYTNAGKSTIMNQLVQRYGENHDKQVMVKNMLFATLDTSVRKLVFPDNKTMLLSDTVGFVSKLPHQLVQAFRSTLSEAANADLLVQVVDESDENKDLMMQTTKQTLKEIGVENIPMITVFNKADIAGESRPQRAGDDLIMAALEDDSIDELVKIIRENSYSNYTTATFVIPFDKGDIVNYLNSKTNVLSTDYLPEGTKIKAELPSDQLGRLKDFVVEEEK, from the coding sequence TTGGAAATAGAAAAACAAACTGCCATCATTATTGGATTAAATTTAGATAATGAACAATTCGAATACTCTATGTCTGAGTTAGCAGCCCTAGCCGCTGCCAACAATCTAGAAGTGGTCGATCGTTTGGTACAAAAATTAGATCATCCTGACAAAGCTACCTACTTTGGCAAAGGAAAAGTGGAAGAACTAGCCACTACCGCATTAGATCATGATGTGGATATGATTATCGTTAATGACGAATTATCACCTAGTCAAATCAGAAACTTAGAAAAGAAAACTAATACTAAAATTATTGACCGTACTGGTTTAATCTTAGAAATCTTTGCTAACCGAGCTCGTACTCACGAAGCTAAGCTACAAGTTCAATTAGCTAAATTACAATACCAACTACCTCGTTTACACACTAGCGCTAGTCAACGTCTAGACCAACAAACTGGTAGTGGTGGCGGAAGCTTTACTAACCGTGGTTCTGGTGAATCACAACTAGAATTGAACCGTCGTGTAATTGAAAAAGACATTTCTCACATCAAGCGTGAACTAAAAGATATTCAAAAATCTGATTTAACACAACGTAAACAACGTGATGCTAAAAACATCCCTACTGTTGCCTTAGTAGGTTACACTAACGCTGGTAAATCTACTATTATGAATCAACTCGTTCAACGTTATGGAGAAAACCATGACAAACAAGTAATGGTTAAAAACATGTTATTTGCTACTTTGGATACTAGTGTTCGTAAACTTGTTTTCCCTGATAATAAAACTATGTTGTTATCAGACACTGTTGGTTTTGTAAGTAAATTACCTCACCAATTAGTACAAGCTTTCCGTTCTACTTTATCTGAAGCTGCAAATGCTGATTTATTAGTACAAGTAGTTGATGAATCTGATGAAAACAAAGACCTTATGATGCAAACTACTAAACAAACTCTAAAAGAGATTGGTGTAGAAAACATCCCTATGATCACAGTTTTCAATAAAGCTGACATCGCTGGTGAAAGTCGTCCACAACGTGCTGGTGATGACCTAATCATGGCTGCTTTAGAAGACGATTCCATTGATGAATTAGTTAAAATCATTCGAGAAAATAGTTATTCTAACTACACTACTGCTACTTTTGTTATTCCTTTTGACAAGGGAGATATCGTTAATTACTTAAATTCTAAGACTAACGTTTTATCTACTGATTACTTACCAGAAGGAACTAAAATCAAAGCTGAACTACCTAGTGATCAATTAGGTCGTTTAAAAGATTTTGTAGTTGAAGAAGAAAAATAA
- a CDS encoding peptide ABC transporter substrate-binding protein, with amino-acid sequence MNLKTLVKLGAVGAASAFFLAACGNQSKESNSKYINWQTNAQLPTLDASKANDNLSFAMLNNSNEGLLINAKNNKVNPGVAKSYEVSKDGKTYTFHLRHSNWSNGKPVTAKDFVYGWQRTVNPKTASQYSYLFDHVQNADAISKGKAPASALGVKAQGDYTLVVTLSQPQSYFKYLVTMAPFLPQSESVVNKYGSSYGTNSDDMVYNGPFKMTGWKGTNDTWTLQKNNKYYNASKIKVAGVKYTVQKDANTALNQYETGAADESFLSGAQQVGKYKGSKELVNQKIASTFYLEFNEKKNPELKNADLRKALSLAVNRKEYINNTLGDGSIPAVGYVSPGMSKRNGKDFTQYAGTSTGVSYNLSEAKKLWAKGLKEVGKKSVDYAVLSDDTDAGKKTTEFLETALGQLPGLKVSAQNVPFKTRIARSLSGQFDILVNAWGADFPDPISFLSLFTTDGSYNNGKWSNAQYDQLVKNAENKDSNNAAKRWDDMVKAEKILMDNQGIAPLYHQVQPQVVKPRVHGVQYFPTGSPIDFRDATLSNK; translated from the coding sequence ATGAATTTAAAAACTTTAGTTAAGTTAGGAGCTGTTGGTGCAGCATCCGCTTTCTTTTTAGCGGCATGTGGGAACCAATCAAAAGAATCAAATAGTAAGTACATAAACTGGCAAACCAATGCACAATTACCAACTTTGGATGCATCTAAAGCTAACGATAATTTAAGTTTTGCAATGTTGAATAACAGTAACGAAGGTTTACTAATTAATGCCAAGAACAATAAAGTCAATCCAGGGGTAGCTAAGAGCTACGAAGTTTCTAAAGATGGTAAGACTTACACTTTCCATTTAAGACATTCTAATTGGAGTAATGGTAAGCCAGTAACCGCTAAAGATTTTGTATACGGTTGGCAACGTACTGTTAATCCAAAGACCGCTTCACAATACTCATACTTATTTGATCATGTACAAAATGCTGATGCTATCAGTAAAGGTAAAGCACCAGCTAGTGCATTAGGTGTAAAGGCACAAGGTGATTACACTTTAGTAGTTACTTTGAGCCAACCACAATCATACTTCAAATACTTAGTAACCATGGCACCATTCTTGCCACAAAGTGAATCCGTTGTTAATAAATATGGTTCATCATACGGAACTAACAGTGACGATATGGTTTACAACGGTCCATTTAAGATGACTGGTTGGAAGGGTACCAATGATACTTGGACTTTACAAAAGAACAACAAGTACTACAACGCAAGTAAAATCAAGGTAGCTGGTGTTAAGTACACTGTACAAAAAGATGCCAATACTGCTTTGAACCAATATGAAACTGGTGCAGCTGACGAATCATTCTTATCAGGTGCCCAACAAGTTGGTAAATACAAGGGAAGCAAAGAACTAGTTAACCAAAAAATTGCTTCTACTTTCTACCTAGAATTCAACGAAAAGAAGAATCCTGAACTAAAGAATGCTGATTTAAGAAAAGCACTTTCTCTAGCAGTAAATCGTAAAGAATACATTAATAACACATTAGGTGACGGTTCTATTCCTGCAGTTGGTTACGTATCACCTGGTATGTCAAAACGTAACGGTAAAGATTTCACACAATACGCTGGAACTTCTACTGGAGTTTCATACAACTTGAGTGAAGCTAAAAAGTTATGGGCTAAGGGTCTAAAAGAAGTAGGTAAGAAGTCAGTTGACTACGCCGTATTATCAGATGATACTGATGCTGGTAAGAAGACTACTGAATTCCTAGAAACTGCTTTAGGTCAATTACCCGGCTTGAAAGTAAGTGCTCAAAACGTACCATTCAAGACTAGAATTGCTCGTTCACTAAGTGGTCAATTTGATATCTTAGTTAACGCTTGGGGTGCCGATTTCCCAGATCCTATCTCATTCTTGAGCTTATTTACTACTGATGGTTCATACAACAATGGTAAATGGAGTAATGCTCAATACGACCAATTAGTTAAGAATGCTGAAAACAAGGATAGTAACAATGCTGCTAAGCGTTGGGATGATATGGTTAAAGCTGAAAAGATCTTGATGGATAATCAAGGAATCGCTCCACTATACCATCAAGTTCAACCACAAGTAGTTAAACCACGTGTACACGGAGTACAATACTTCCCAACTGGTTCTCCAATTGACTTTAGAGATGCTACTTTATCTAACAAATAA
- a CDS encoding peptide ABC transporter substrate-binding protein: MKFKTVVKLSAVGAASAFLLAACGNQSRESSSKYINWQTSSQLPTLDASKATDNLSFAMLNNSNEGLLVNAKDNKVNPGVAKSYDVSKDGKTYTFHLRHSNWSNGKPVTAKDFVYGWQRTVDPKTASQYSYLFDHVQNADAIGKGKAPVSSLGVKADGDYTLVVTLTQPQSYFKYLVTMAPFLPQSEAVVNKYGSSYGTNSDDMVYNGPFKMTGWKGTNDTWTLQKNNKYYNASKIKVAGVKYSVEKDANTALNQYETGAADESFLSGAQQVGKYKGSKELSSPKVASTFYLEFNEKKNPELKNANLRKAISLAVNRKEYTDHTLGDGSIPAVGYVSPGMSKRNGKDFTADAGTTSGVSYNLSEAKKLWAKGLKEVGKKSVNYAVLSDDTDAGKKTTEFLETALNKLPGLKVSAQNVPFKTRLTRSQNGQFDLVVSAWGADFPDPISFLSLFTSDASYNNGKWKNAQYDQLVNAAETKDSNNAAKRWDDLVKAEQILMNDQGIAPLYHQVQPQVVKPRVHGVQYFATGSPIDFRDATLSKK, translated from the coding sequence ATGAAATTTAAGACTGTAGTTAAGCTGAGTGCTGTAGGAGCAGCATCCGCATTCTTATTGGCTGCCTGTGGTAACCAATCGAGAGAATCAAGCAGCAAATATATTAATTGGCAAACATCTTCACAATTACCTACCTTGGACGCATCCAAGGCAACTGATAATTTGAGTTTTGCTATGTTGAATAACAGTAACGAAGGTTTGTTAGTTAATGCTAAAGATAACAAGGTTAACCCCGGAGTAGCTAAAAGCTATGACGTGTCTAAAGATGGTAAAACCTACACATTCCACTTGAGACATTCTAACTGGAGTAACGGTAAACCTGTAACAGCCAAAGATTTCGTTTATGGTTGGCAACGTACTGTAGATCCTAAGACAGCTTCACAATACTCATACTTATTTGATCACGTACAAAACGCTGATGCAATTGGCAAAGGCAAAGCACCAGTTAGTTCATTGGGTGTAAAAGCTGATGGAGATTACACATTGGTAGTTACATTGACTCAACCACAATCATACTTCAAATACTTAGTAACCATGGCACCATTCTTGCCACAAAGTGAAGCAGTAGTTAACAAGTACGGTTCATCATATGGTACTAACAGTGATGATATGGTATATAACGGTCCATTCAAGATGACCGGCTGGAAAGGTACTAACGATACTTGGACTCTACAAAAGAACAACAAGTACTACAACGCAAGCAAGATTAAAGTTGCCGGTGTTAAGTACTCAGTAGAAAAGGATGCTAACACAGCATTAAACCAATATGAAACTGGTGCAGCTGATGAATCATTCTTATCAGGAGCTCAACAAGTAGGTAAGTACAAAGGAAGCAAAGAATTAAGTTCACCAAAGGTAGCTTCTACTTTCTATCTAGAATTTAATGAAAAGAAAAATCCTGAATTAAAGAATGCTAACCTAAGAAAAGCTATTTCATTAGCAGTAAACCGTAAGGAATACACTGATCACACATTAGGCGATGGTTCTATTCCCGCTGTAGGTTATGTTTCACCTGGAATGTCCAAACGTAATGGTAAAGACTTTACAGCAGATGCAGGAACTACAAGTGGAGTTTCCTACAACCTAAGTGAAGCTAAGAAACTATGGGCTAAAGGTCTAAAAGAAGTAGGTAAGAAATCTGTAAACTACGCAGTATTATCCGATGATACTGACGCTGGTAAAAAGACTACTGAATTCTTAGAAACAGCTCTAAACAAACTACCTGGATTAAAGGTTAGTGCACAAAACGTACCATTTAAGACTAGATTAACTCGTTCACAAAATGGACAATTTGATTTAGTAGTTAGTGCATGGGGAGCTGATTTCCCAGACCCTATTTCATTCCTAAGCTTGTTTACTAGTGATGCTTCATACAACAACGGTAAATGGAAGAATGCACAATATGATCAATTAGTAAATGCCGCTGAAACTAAAGACAGTAACAATGCTGCTAAGCGTTGGGACGACTTAGTTAAAGCTGAACAAATCTTGATGAATGATCAAGGAATTGCTCCTCTATATCATCAAGTACAACCTCAAGTAGTTAAGCCACGTGTACATGGTGTACAATACTTTGCTACTGGTTCACCAATTGATTTCAGGGATGCAACTTTATCTAAAAAATAA
- the opp3b gene encoding oligopeptide ABC transporter permease, translating to MVKYLSKRIFYLLLTLFIVVTVTFFLMKVMPGTPLTNEQKLSPSERYMVLKQYGLDKPVWQQYISYIVNAVQGNFGTSFQFSNQPVSYLISSRMGPSLLLGGQAMIVGVLAGIVVGALGAIKKSTWVDTSTTIISILGISIPSFVFSVLLQYVIALKWGFLPIAGWSGFAYTILPTLALAAMPLAESARFVRTEMVDVLSSDYIELARAKGLSKFGIIYHHALRNSLIPLVTIIGPLAVNIMTGSMVVENIFAIPGIGEQFVNSVLTNDYPTIMGLTVMYCFLLCVVLLITDIVYGLIDPRIRVAGGKD from the coding sequence ATGGTTAAATATCTGTCAAAGAGAATTTTTTACTTACTTTTGACGTTGTTTATCGTGGTTACCGTAACCTTCTTTCTAATGAAGGTAATGCCTGGTACACCGTTAACTAACGAACAAAAGTTATCACCATCAGAAAGATACATGGTATTGAAACAATATGGTTTGGATAAACCAGTTTGGCAACAATACATTAGTTACATTGTGAATGCGGTACAAGGTAACTTTGGTACTTCATTCCAATTCAGTAACCAACCTGTATCATACTTAATTTCTAGTCGTATGGGACCATCACTTCTATTAGGTGGTCAAGCTATGATCGTCGGTGTATTAGCCGGAATCGTAGTAGGTGCACTAGGAGCTATTAAGAAGAGTACCTGGGTAGATACTTCTACTACCATTATTTCTATTCTAGGTATCTCCATTCCTTCCTTTGTATTCTCAGTATTATTACAATATGTAATTGCTTTGAAATGGGGATTCTTACCAATCGCTGGTTGGAGCGGATTTGCTTACACCATTTTACCTACTTTAGCTTTAGCGGCTATGCCACTTGCTGAATCAGCTCGTTTCGTAAGAACTGAAATGGTGGACGTACTAAGTTCTGACTACATTGAATTGGCTCGTGCAAAAGGACTAAGCAAATTTGGAATTATTTATCATCATGCATTGAGAAATAGTTTAATTCCATTAGTAACTATCATCGGTCCTTTAGCAGTTAACATTATGACTGGTTCCATGGTTGTTGAAAACATTTTCGCTATCCCTGGTATCGGTGAACAATTTGTTAACTCAGTACTAACTAATGATTACCCAACCATAATGGGACTAACAGTTATGTACTGCTTCCTATTATGTGTAGTTTTACTAATTACTGATATTGTATATGGATTAATTGATCCTCGAATTAGAGTTGCAGGAGGGAAAGACTAA
- a CDS encoding ABC transporter permease yields MADKAKELPKDAFEPLSDGAHLDNEKIAAPSLTFLKDSWRRLKKNKAAMISLFILIFLFVVAFGSALIPSVRNISTHPSLNNLPPRIPGIDIPGFNGTLVQGGARVNAYTGGAANHYFWLGSDYLGRDLLARTLYGTRISLIIAVVATFFDLTIGVAYGIISGWLGGKIDTFMQRVIEILLSIPNLVVMILLLLILKPGIPAIIIAIALTSWINMARLVRAQTLELKNQEFVLAARALGESSWKIAFKHLLPNLTSVIIINTMFTIPSAIFFEAFLSFIGIGVPAPAASLGTLISNGQKSFQFLPYQMWVPAVVLSLLMIAFNILGDGLRDAFDPKSRE; encoded by the coding sequence ATGGCAGATAAAGCAAAAGAATTACCAAAAGATGCCTTTGAACCATTGTCAGATGGTGCACATTTAGACAATGAAAAAATTGCCGCACCATCATTAACCTTCCTAAAGGATTCATGGCGTCGATTAAAGAAAAACAAAGCTGCAATGATTTCATTATTTATTTTGATTTTCTTATTTGTAGTTGCTTTCGGATCAGCATTAATTCCATCCGTTAGAAATATTTCTACTCATCCTAGTTTAAATAACTTACCACCACGTATTCCTGGAATTGATATTCCTGGATTCAACGGTACTTTGGTACAAGGTGGTGCTAGAGTAAATGCTTATACCGGTGGTGCTGCTAACCATTACTTCTGGTTAGGTAGTGATTACCTTGGCCGTGATTTATTAGCTAGAACTTTATATGGTACTAGAATTTCATTGATTATCGCGGTGGTTGCTACTTTCTTCGATTTAACTATCGGGGTAGCATACGGAATCATCTCCGGATGGTTAGGTGGAAAGATTGATACCTTCATGCAACGTGTAATTGAAATCTTACTTTCCATTCCTAACTTGGTTGTTATGATTTTACTTCTATTAATTTTGAAACCAGGTATTCCAGCTATCATTATCGCTATTGCTTTAACTAGTTGGATTAACATGGCACGTTTAGTTCGTGCACAAACACTGGAATTAAAGAACCAAGAATTTGTTTTGGCTGCTCGTGCATTAGGTGAAAGTTCATGGAAGATTGCATTTAAACACTTACTTCCAAACTTAACTAGTGTAATTATCATTAATACAATGTTTACTATTCCAAGTGCTATCTTCTTCGAAGCATTCCTATCATTTATCGGAATTGGGGTTCCTGCTCCAGCCGCTTCATTAGGTACCTTAATTAGTAATGGTCAAAAATCATTCCAATTCTTACCATATCAAATGTGGGTTCCAGCGGTAGTATTATCATTATTAATGATTGCATTTAATATCTTGGGTGATGGCTTACGTGATGCCTTCGATCCCAAATCAAGAGAGTAG
- a CDS encoding ABC transporter ATP-binding protein, with protein sequence MENEKDILEVRNLSINFKTYAGTVQAIRDISFDLRKGETLAIVGESGSGKSVTTRSIMGLNAPNADIVSGSINFKGEDILKKSEKQLSKLRGKSIAEIFQDPMTSLDPTMKIGRQVAEPLMIHQGLSHAKAMEKALEMLKLVGITNAEERINDYPYQFSGGMRQRIVIAIALVNYPEILIADEPTTALDVTIQAKILRLMKELQTKINTSIIFITHDLGVVAGMADRVAVMYAGKIVEYGTVDEIFYNPKHPYTWGLLSSMPTMDTDEDVLPSIPGTPPDLLEPPVGDAFAARNKYALKIDTIKQPPFFKVSDTHYAATWLLDPRAPKVTPPANIVRRQEHYKAKLGNKG encoded by the coding sequence ATGGAAAACGAAAAAGATATCTTAGAAGTCAGAAATTTATCTATTAATTTCAAAACTTATGCAGGTACTGTTCAAGCCATTCGTGACATTAGTTTTGATTTAAGAAAAGGTGAAACCCTAGCTATTGTAGGTGAATCCGGTTCTGGTAAATCAGTAACTACTCGAAGCATAATGGGATTGAATGCACCTAATGCCGACATTGTTAGTGGTTCCATTAACTTTAAAGGCGAAGACATTTTAAAGAAGAGTGAAAAACAACTAAGCAAACTTCGTGGTAAAAGTATTGCTGAAATCTTCCAAGATCCTATGACTTCATTGGATCCTACTATGAAGATTGGCCGTCAAGTGGCTGAACCATTAATGATTCACCAAGGCTTAAGTCATGCTAAAGCTATGGAAAAGGCCTTAGAAATGTTAAAACTAGTAGGTATTACTAATGCGGAAGAACGTATCAATGACTATCCTTACCAATTCTCTGGTGGGATGCGTCAAAGAATCGTTATTGCGATTGCTTTAGTTAACTACCCAGAAATCTTAATTGCTGATGAACCAACAACTGCGCTAGATGTTACCATCCAAGCTAAGATTTTACGTTTAATGAAAGAATTACAAACTAAAATTAACACATCCATTATCTTCATTACCCACGATTTAGGGGTAGTTGCAGGTATGGCTGATCGAGTTGCCGTTATGTATGCAGGTAAAATTGTTGAATACGGTACTGTTGATGAAATTTTCTACAATCCAAAACACCCATACACTTGGGGTCTATTGAGTTCTATGCCAACTATGGATACCGATGAAGATGTATTACCATCTATTCCAGGTACTCCTCCAGATTTATTAGAACCACCAGTAGGGGATGCGTTTGCTGCTAGAAATAAGTATGCATTAAAGATTGATACTATCAAGCAACCACCATTCTTTAAAGTTTCTGACACTCACTATGCAGCTACATGGTTACTAGACCCACGTGCGCCTAAAGTAACTCCACCAGCTAACATTGTTAGACGTCAAGAACACTACAAAGCAAAATTAGGAAATAAAGGATAG
- a CDS encoding ABC transporter ATP-binding protein, translating to MLEKDAPKILEVENLKQYFNVGRKDEVKAVDDISFTVYKGETFGLVGESGSGKTTTGRAISHLYEPTSGKIIFDGKDVSKLKNRKEEKQFRSDIQTIFQDPYASLNPRMKVKDIIAEGIDINHLAKNDADRNRQVEDLLETVGLNKEHANRYPHEFSGGQRQRIGIARALAVKPKFIIADEPISALDVSIQAQVVNLLKDLQKKRKLTYLFIAHDLSMVKYISDRIGVMHYGRMLEIADADELYKHPLHDYTRSLLSAVPVPDPEFERSRQIVDYDPSIEGDDKERKLVEIAPNHYVRAADDEIEMYKERLNEK from the coding sequence ATGTTAGAAAAAGATGCACCCAAAATTTTGGAAGTTGAAAACTTAAAACAATATTTCAATGTGGGAAGAAAAGATGAAGTAAAAGCTGTAGATGACATTTCATTTACTGTTTACAAAGGTGAAACTTTTGGTCTAGTAGGTGAATCCGGTTCTGGTAAAACTACTACCGGTCGTGCTATTAGTCATTTGTACGAACCAACTAGCGGAAAGATTATCTTTGATGGAAAAGACGTTTCTAAGTTAAAGAACCGTAAGGAAGAAAAGCAATTCCGTAGTGATATTCAAACTATCTTCCAAGATCCATATGCTTCATTAAACCCTAGAATGAAAGTTAAGGATATTATTGCTGAAGGAATCGATATTAACCATTTGGCTAAAAACGATGCAGATCGTAACCGCCAAGTAGAAGATTTATTGGAAACTGTTGGTTTAAACAAAGAACATGCTAACCGTTATCCACATGAATTCTCTGGTGGTCAACGTCAAAGAATTGGTATTGCTCGTGCTTTAGCTGTAAAGCCTAAATTCATCATCGCTGATGAACCTATTTCAGCCTTAGATGTTTCTATTCAAGCACAAGTAGTTAACTTATTAAAAGACTTACAAAAGAAGCGTAAGTTAACTTACTTATTTATTGCCCATGATTTATCTATGGTTAAATACATTAGTGATCGTATTGGAGTTATGCATTATGGACGTATGCTAGAAATCGCTGATGCCGATGAATTATACAAACATCCATTACATGACTACACTAGAAGTTTACTTTCTGCCGTTCCAGTACCTGATCCTGAATTTGAACGTAGTCGTCAAATTGTCGATTATGATCCAAGTATCGAAGGTGACGACAAGGAACGTAAGTTAGTCGAAATTGCACCTAACCATTATGTACGTGCTGCCGACGACGAAATTGAAATGTACAAAGAACGCTTAAACGAAAAATAA